The Cohaesibacter intestini genome has a window encoding:
- a CDS encoding phage head-tail joining protein: MSWTQEDLANLKKAFALGAKKTRIAGEEVEYRSLSEMKEIIDMIERDLAGQPRSDFIQTIYES; the protein is encoded by the coding sequence ATGAGCTGGACACAAGAAGATTTGGCCAATCTCAAAAAGGCCTTTGCCCTTGGTGCCAAGAAAACCCGGATTGCTGGTGAGGAGGTCGAATATCGGTCTCTGAGCGAGATGAAAGAGATCATTGACATGATCGAGCGGGATCTCGCCGGGCAACCTCGATCTGACTTTATCCAAACAATCTATGAGAGTTAG